The following nucleotide sequence is from Pseudonocardia abyssalis.
GACGCCGACGCCGCCCGCGCCTGGTTCGCGGCCGTGCCGCAGCCGTTCCCGTCGCTCGACGTCGTCCGGGAGGCGTTCGGGTGGCCGCGCCCGGAGTTCGGCGAGTACATGGCGCGCTGTGTCCGGGCGGGGCCGGACGGGTTGTACCTGAGCACGTCGGCCGAGCACGCCGCGGACGTCGCCGGGGAGTGGGCGCGCACGGCGTTCTGGCCGCTGCTCGACGCGGTGCGGTGCCCGGTGCTGCTGATCGAGGCGGCGGAGTCCGTCGCGCCACCCGGGCAGATGGCGGAGATGGCGCGGCGCCTGCCCGACGCCCGGCACGTGCGCATCCCGGGCACCGGCCACCTGGTGCACGCGGCCGCGCCGCAGGCCTACCGCGCGGCGGTGGAGGGGTTCCTCACCCGCTGACCTCCACGCCCTCGACGCGCGCCCGCACCGGCGCCACCGGGTGCAGCGCGGCGAACGCCTCGGCGGGCCGCTCTGTCGCGAGTACGCAGTGCGGGAGCCACGCGCCGGGCAGGTGGGCCGCCACCGGCCCCTTCACCCGCCCTGCGAGGGCGTCGTGGACGGCGGCGTGCACGGCGAGCAGCTCCGCGTCGACGACGGCGGCGAGCACCAGCTGGTCCGGCCGGCCCGCGACCGTGCCCAGGGTGGCCAGCCAGATCGACGGCACCACCAGCAACCGCAGCTCGGCGTCGAGAGCCGCCCGGGCGGCAGGCGGCACCGACGTCGCGGCGGCGACGGTGACCGCGGGCTCGTCGACGGCGGCGAGGTCGCGCGGGAGCCTGCCGCGTAGCGCGTGCAGCGCCGCGACGGCGTCGGGGTCGAGCCGGAAGCGCACGGTCTGGGCCATGATCAGGTCCGGGGCACGGATCAGGCGGGGAGCGCGAAGCGGCCGTCGTCGTGCTGCTCCGCCAGCCCGTCGACGAGGAGGGAGTGCAGGCAGCGGTCGCGTTGCGGGGCGTCGGGCCACACCGCGTCCAGCGCGTCGCGCGGTACCGGGTGGGCCGTGCCGCGCAGCACGTCGAGCAGCTTGCCCCGCACCTGGCGGTCGGTGCCGGCGAAGCCCTGCACCGGCTTGCGCGGGCCGTCGTAGGCCGGGCGTCCGTTCGCCTGCCAGGCGCACTC
It contains:
- a CDS encoding 2'-5' RNA ligase family protein, producing MAQTVRFRLDPDAVAALHALRGRLPRDLAAVDEPAVTVAAATSVPPAARAALDAELRLLVVPSIWLATLGTVAGRPDQLVLAAVVDAELLAVHAAVHDALAGRVKGPVAAHLPGAWLPHCVLATERPAEAFAALHPVAPVRARVEGVEVSG
- a CDS encoding alpha/beta fold hydrolase, with translation MDLAVREFGGEGPPILLLHGLMGCADTWEPVARWLTAHGRVLGLDARGHGRSGARGPWTVERMAADAAGVLAGPTTVIGHSMGGLHGIALAAARPDLVRALVVEDMGVDFVGRDADAARAWFAAVPQPFPSLDVVREAFGWPRPEFGEYMARCVRAGPDGLYLSTSAEHAADVAGEWARTAFWPLLDAVRCPVLLIEAAESVAPPGQMAEMARRLPDARHVRIPGTGHLVHAAAPQAYRAAVEGFLTR